A window of Calliopsis andreniformis isolate RMS-2024a chromosome 3, iyCalAndr_principal, whole genome shotgun sequence contains these coding sequences:
- the LOC143177198 gene encoding uncharacterized protein LOC143177198, with protein MTEIDREVEKVKSDWRMLRSDSGWTRAKAFNPNSRTKKLYETLAKMTKEISKIEKSYMNPKSNQYLQRASKALDVSQSSFEEEANKIRDVLFPKGSVRDKSVNRNIADETLNNIPDESLKKILLREVTLKNASTNRQLEPKPLNFNARSRSMKDVRRSGNNLKFDKRSMNDLRLKSALINEQRTSKEMSTDIERYLEEYISDAEKNFIDKEESKGRSLHSPTGDVAEMLKTLNLESYDIYEIVDCRGDSEGDSPSNNARKIENLRLDNSFRAAGNSNTGGKKVFKEITTQHVSPKRDNDSAREAKGLCFDSSIQTNNKFPLKNNAFLGMGLSALNSNFSTNALSRVLQSEYLKKDVSLKPM; from the coding sequence ATGACTGAAATCGATCGCGAAGTAGAAAAAGTAAAATCAGATTGGCGAATGCTGAGAAGTGACAGTGGATGGACAAGAGCCAAAGCTTTCAACCCAAATTCTCGAACGAAAAAGCTGTACGAAACATTGGCAAAAATGACAAAAGAGATcagtaaaattgaaaaatcCTATATGAATCCGAAATCGAATCAGTACTTGCAACGAGCGAGCAAAGCGTTGGATGTTTCCCAGTCATCATTTGAGGAAGAAGCTAATAAAATCAGGGACGTGCTCTTCCCTAAAGGAAGTGTCCGCGACAAATCGGTTAACAGAAATATAGCTGATGAAACCTTGAATAACATTCCAGATGAATCGCTAAAAAAGATTTTGTTGCGGGAAGTTACTCTAAAAAATGCGAGTACTAATAGACAACTGGAACCTAAGCCTTTGAACTTCAATGCACGATCTCGAAGCATGAAGGATGTCCGTAGATCAGGGAATAATCTGAAATTTGATAAACGCAGTATGAATGACTTGCGATTAAAATCTGCGCTGATAAACGAGCAGAGAACTTCGAAGGAGATGAGTACAGATATTGAACGATATCTAGAAGAGTACATTAGTGATGCAGAAAAGAATTTCATTGATAAAGAGGAATCGAAAGGGAGAAGCTTGCATTCACCCACTGGCGACGTGGCAGAAATGTTGAAAACGTTGAATCTTGAGTCTTATGACATATACGAAATTGTGGATTGTCGTGGTGACTCTGAAGGGGATTCTCCATCAAATAATGCCAGAAAAATCGAGAACCTAAGATTAGATAATTCTTTTCGGGCAGCTGGGAATAGTAATACTGGAGGAAAGAAAGTATTCAAAGAGATAACCACGCAACATGTATCTCCAAAGAGAGATAATGATTCAGCGCGAGAAGCCAAGGGATTGTGCTTTGATAGTTCAATTCAAACGAACAATAAATTTCCTCTAAAAAATAATGCTTTTTTAGGAATGGGTTTGAGTGCACTGAATTCTAATTTTTCCACAAACGCATTGTCGCGTGTACTTCAgtcagaatatttgaaaaaagatGTATCA